TTCGTTTTTCTCCACTTATCTTTTCTAAAAACATTATTTGACAATTCTGTTTCAGGGAAGTAATCCCCATGTTTTAGCGTAATGGTATTGTAATCTAATTTGGGTATATTCACCGCAAACTTCTTTTTATTAGATTGCACCCATGTTTTGTATAAATCAATGCTATCACGCGAAACTACAATTTGTGTAGGCCCTCCGAATTCATTCTTATTTTTAATTTTGATTTGTGTACTATCTGGCAAATCTTTGACTCGTACTATTGCCATATCAAACCCACCTGATTCTTTAATCATTTCATCAAAAAACCAATTTAAATCTTTGCTAGAATGCTTCATTAAATAATCTTTGAAATACTCTTTGGTCAAAACATCACCTTTCTTTGTTTCAATCATTTCCTTGAAAATCCTATCAAATTCATTTTTAGGCAAATATTCCGCTAGATAATCAAATGCCAATCCCGTTTTTATGGAACTTACTTGTTTTTGATTCACAGAGCGCAATTGATCATATGGCGTATCAATAGGTTGATCTATATTCTGCTTCATAAAGTATCTGTGGTAAAGCGGGTAACGATCTATATACCCAAACTTGGACGACTCATACCAATGCAGTGGATGTATCTTCCAAATACCTAAATCTTCTGGCACTTTTCCAGCAATAGGAGTATTCAGATGAAACCTCTTTAGATACTGAAGAGCCAAATAGCTTTTAAAACCATTGAGCAACCAGTGATCTCCCCGCTTGTCCACAGAAATGCTTCTGTCGCAATATGCAGAGATTATAGATGGCAAATATTTTAAATCTAAACGGGTACTATCTTGATATATTTTATATTTCCCAAAAAGAGGAATTTTCACATCATCGATAAAGTTTTGCTTCTCTTTGCCCAATAATTTACTAGAAACAAATAGAGGCTCGCTAAGGGGAGGGAGATATTCTTGAAGATAATTCAGCTGCTTGCTCAATACTTTTTTCAATATCAAAGAATCTTTAGAAGGAATTTTTTCTTGAAAAATGATTTTCTGATTTCCTACATTAATTTCTGTAATTTGATTAGGGTTCAGCAAAGCTAATTCAAAAAAGGATCGATTATCACCCTCGTACACCCCTCCGCCAATCGACTGCAAATCAGTAAAAATAGTAGAATTAGTATTATTTACAACCTTTATTCTATAATAAGTATTCTCTGAGCTTAGAGATTCTAAATCTTTAAAACTCTGCCACCTGAATTTTCCATCTTCGTAGAACCCTGGATGCAAAAGAAAATATTTAAAGAAATAACTTTCTTTCTTCTCATTATACCCATAGCCCGTAAAACCATCCGCGGGTAGTTTTATTTTATATTTGGCAAAAAAACGAAAACGCTTTCTTTGAGGTTTTAATTTGAGCTTAAAAACTTCGGCATTTAATCTAGCATCATCTTCAATGATTTTCCCATTGCTATCATATATTTTCAAATCATAAATCCCACCTAAATTTTTATTTTTAGCAAAATACAATTTCTCGTTTCCGCCTCTTAATTTGACACGACTCATCACCGATTTTCTTCTATAAGCATTCACCCAAGCATATATAAAAACCTGATTCTCATCAATTCTTAAAGGCAAATCAAAATGCTGTTCTACCTGCACTAAATCCGAATTAGGCTCAAAGATTAACTTGGCTGAAATACTATCGGTTTGCGCATGTAAGGCTCCGACACTCATCAAGCATAAAATAAAAAATAGTGTATAATTGTTAATTCCAAATCTATATTTATGAGTTGGCATATAGTTTGCTTATTTAGGTACTTGTTACAAAAGTACAAATCTGGAATGAAAAAAAATATGATAATTTGCTTAATGAGTACTTTTTTAGTAGCGTTCTCATGCAAAACATCTCATAAAGAAGTGATTGTAACCAAATCAGGCGAAATCGTATTAAGCCCTAAAAGTGACGTTTTTGAACTCGGTTCCAATAATTTTTTTGGCACATACATTGGCAAAATTCCTTGCTCATGTTGTAAAAACGGGGTAAAAACTGTTTTGACACTAAAAGAAGATAGTTCTTATCGCTTAAAAGAGGACAGAAACCACCACTCTAAGGTGATAAATGGTTTCTACTCTGTTGAAAATAATATCATCACATTAGACGACAAAGATATTTTCCGATTAAATAAAAATCAACTTTACTTCCTACAAAGCAAAGCGCATAATCAAGACAATTCTACTACTTACATACTCAATAAAGTCAAATAAATTTCAGGGCTAAAGGCACTACCATTTTCGTCCCTATTCTTTTTTCTGACTTTGTGAAGATTATAACATTTTTTTTATCTAAGGAATGCAGACATTTCTTAATTTTGTAGCTTAAAAACACAATAAGAATGGAACAACAAGATTCATTATCACTGGCGCAAATCTTAGCAGATAGCGCTTCGCAGACCACAGAGGTCTCTCTACTAGAAATGATTCAGCAAGGAGGCTGGTTTGGCGGAATCATAATTTTCATCCTCTTCCTGTTGCTACTCTTTACCGTTTACCTATTCTTTGAGCGTTATTTAAGCATTAATAAACAATCTAGACAAGATTATTACTTCATTAATAATATAAGAGATTTCGTTTACGAAAATAAAATCCCCGCAGCCATCGAGCTCTGCAAGCGTACCAATACACCAGAGTCCCGAATGATTGAAAAAGGGCTCCTCCGCATAGGGCGCCCATTGAAGGAAATCAGCGAAGCTATTGAAAACACTGGAAAGCTAGAAGTATACAAATTGGAGAAAAATGTAAATTACCTTGCCACCATAGCCGGAGCCGCGCCAATGCTTGGGTTTTTAGGCACCGTGGTGGGAATGATAATGTCTTTTGCCGAGATTGCAAACACCGCAGGGCAGGTAGATGCCAAATTGCTATCAAGCGGAATATATGCCGCTATGCTTACCACGGCGGCAGGTTTAGTCGTAGGGATTTCTGCCTATATAGCTTACAACTTTTTAGTAATGGAGGTGGATAAAAGCGTTCACCAAATGGAATCCACCGTTACCGAGTTCCTAGAAGTAATCAATAAACCCGTGGTGAAATAATGGATATCAGAGGAAGGAATAAAATAAGCCCGGATTTCAGTATGTCGTCTATGACGGATATTGTCTTCCTATTGCTTATTTTCTTTATGCTTACATCTACTATGGTCTCCACCAATGTGCTAAACCTCCAATTGCCCAAAGCCGATGGCGCCCCAGCACAGGATAAGCAGCTCATCGTAAGCATAAACAATCAAGGGCAATACTTCATAGATAAAACCCCCGTGGCAAAAGACCAATTAGAGCCACAGCTGAAAAATCTATTTAAGCAAAATCAGGAGCCAGCCTTCATTCTTCAAGCCGAGGAGAAAGCCTATACCAAAGACATCGTGTATGTGATGGACATAGCCAATCGCAATCAGTATAAAATGGTACTAGCCACCGAGCCTAATGAGTAGAAAAGAAATCACAGCCAAAAAAGAAAGCTTCCTCATCACTGCCGTGGTGGGCATTTTGTGTTTGTTGCTACTATTATTAAACTTTGAGTTTAAAAAAGAAAACAACCAAGCCCCTCTTATGATAGAAATCGCTATGGTAGAAG
This Ornithobacterium rhinotracheale DNA region includes the following protein-coding sequences:
- a CDS encoding copper resistance protein NlpE N-terminal domain-containing protein, with the protein product MSTFLVAFSCKTSHKEVIVTKSGEIVLSPKSDVFELGSNNFFGTYIGKIPCSCCKNGVKTVLTLKEDSSYRLKEDRNHHSKVINGFYSVENNIITLDDKDIFRLNKNQLYFLQSKAHNQDNSTTYILNKVK
- a CDS encoding MotA/TolQ/ExbB proton channel family protein, with protein sequence MEQQDSLSLAQILADSASQTTEVSLLEMIQQGGWFGGIIIFILFLLLLFTVYLFFERYLSINKQSRQDYYFINNIRDFVYENKIPAAIELCKRTNTPESRMIEKGLLRIGRPLKEISEAIENTGKLEVYKLEKNVNYLATIAGAAPMLGFLGTVVGMIMSFAEIANTAGQVDAKLLSSGIYAAMLTTAAGLVVGISAYIAYNFLVMEVDKSVHQMESTVTEFLEVINKPVVK
- a CDS encoding ExbD/TolR family protein; this translates as MDIRGRNKISPDFSMSSMTDIVFLLLIFFMLTSTMVSTNVLNLQLPKADGAPAQDKQLIVSINNQGQYFIDKTPVAKDQLEPQLKNLFKQNQEPAFILQAEEKAYTKDIVYVMDIANRNQYKMVLATEPNE